In one Bacteroidota bacterium genomic region, the following are encoded:
- a CDS encoding T9SS type A sorting domain-containing protein: MNKTLFYRLLVLNLTITLLFNIAFPLQAQYSNKVWCFGDSAGVIFTNPVTYFTISEAYLTASVSIADHNNNLLFYGSSTNATAYNSSLAQRGKLINRSHQKMQNGDSLICLGWYHDILIVPKSMLDSTFYVFVAGVSGPNYGLYSNVVDLKMQGGLGEVIQKNYLLDSAAMFDGLMAVRNGNGKDWWLVTRKWNNTTLIYDNSFFLYHLDSIGITPVSIQNLGSLRRTRDGDLTFNSDGSKMALCDWEGLIELYDFDRCTGQLSSPVNIEPSNPTGGFYFSIAFSSNNRFLYLLDFKNTISQNYIYQFDLNSTNIQGSKTLIGIIPDSASPVMMKLAPDNKIYISSWSSLPGNSYPYVSGYYNTVNSNLTVINYPDSLGAACDFQLFSFPLGGHRTYRGLPHNPNYEMGAWVGSPCDTLAVGVENLQPPQQAFFQAWYNSEWNMIHVNASKLKGRTGSLRLFDMEGRLVYEKKIEVIAGGYVTGEISMNAVANGVYLVNLITDSESVSSKLVKF, translated from the coding sequence GTGAATAAGACTTTATTTTACCGGCTTCTTGTATTGAATCTTACGATAACCTTGTTATTCAATATTGCATTTCCCTTGCAAGCACAGTATTCCAATAAAGTCTGGTGCTTTGGTGATAGTGCCGGGGTGATTTTTACAAATCCGGTAACTTATTTTACAATAAGTGAAGCCTATTTGACCGCTTCAGTATCAATTGCTGATCATAACAATAATTTATTATTTTATGGTTCCTCAACAAATGCAACAGCCTATAATAGTTCATTGGCACAAAGAGGTAAGTTAATAAATAGAAGTCATCAAAAAATGCAAAATGGCGACTCCTTAATCTGTCTGGGTTGGTACCATGATATTCTAATCGTTCCAAAATCGATGCTGGATAGTACGTTTTATGTATTCGTGGCAGGTGTTTCAGGGCCCAATTATGGATTGTATAGTAATGTGGTAGATTTAAAAATGCAAGGAGGGCTAGGAGAAGTAATTCAAAAAAATTACTTACTGGATTCAGCTGCAATGTTTGATGGATTAATGGCTGTACGAAATGGTAATGGTAAAGATTGGTGGTTGGTTACACGAAAGTGGAATAACACAACTTTGATTTATGATAATTCCTTTTTTTTATATCATTTGGATTCCATTGGAATAACGCCAGTTTCTATTCAAAATTTAGGCTCATTGCGTAGAACAAGAGACGGTGATTTAACTTTTAATTCTGATGGTTCCAAAATGGCCTTATGTGATTGGGAAGGTTTAATAGAGCTTTATGACTTTGACAGATGTACCGGTCAGCTATCGAGCCCGGTCAATATTGAGCCGTCGAATCCTACTGGAGGTTTCTATTTTAGTATTGCATTCTCTTCAAATAATAGATTCTTATATTTGTTGGATTTTAAAAACACAATTTCTCAAAATTATATATATCAGTTTGATTTAAATTCCACAAACATCCAAGGATCAAAAACCTTGATAGGAATTATCCCGGATTCAGCATCTCCTGTAATGATGAAACTGGCACCTGACAATAAAATATATATTAGCTCCTGGTCAAGTCTCCCTGGTAATTCATATCCATATGTTTCAGGCTACTATAATACAGTTAATTCAAATTTAACTGTCATCAATTATCCTGATAGCCTTGGTGCAGCGTGTGATTTTCAGCTATTTTCTTTTCCTTTAGGAGGTCACCGCACGTATCGAGGATTACCCCATAACCCGAATTACGAAATGGGAGCCTGGGTGGGCTCGCCTTGTGATACGCTTGCGGTAGGGGTTGAAAATCTTCAACCCCCACAGCAAGCGTTCTTCCAAGCATGGTACAATAGCGAATGGAATATGATTCACGTCAACGCCTCCAAACTCAAAGGAAGAACGGGAAGTTTGCGGTTGTTTGATATGGAAGGG